A portion of the Pan troglodytes isolate AG18354 chromosome 10, NHGRI_mPanTro3-v2.0_pri, whole genome shotgun sequence genome contains these proteins:
- the OASL gene encoding 2'-5'-oligoadenylate synthase-like protein (The RefSeq protein has 1 substitution compared to this genomic sequence), whose amino-acid sequence MALMQELYSTPASRLDSFVAQWLQPHREWKEEVLDTVRTVEEFLRQEHFQGKHGLDQDVRVLKVVKVGSFGNGTVLRSTREVELVAFLSCFHSFQEAAKHHKDVLRLIWKTMWQSQNLLDLGLEDLRMEQRVPDALVFTIQTRGTAEPITVTIVPAYRALGPSLPNSQPPPEVYVSLIEACGGPGNFCPSFSELQRNFVKHRPTKLKSLLRLVKHWYQQYVKARSPRANLPPLYALELLTIYAWEMGTEEDENFMLDEGFTTVMDLLLEYEVICIYWTKYYTLHNAVIEDCVRKQLKKERPIILDPADPTHNVAEGYRWDIVAQRASQCLKQDCCYDNRENPISSWNVKRARDIHLTVEQRGYPDFNLIVNPYEPIRKVKEKIRRTRGYSGLQRLSFQVPGSERQLLSSRSSLAKYGIFSHTHIYLLETIPPEIQVFVKNPDGGSYAYAINPNSFILGLKQQIEDQQGLPKKQQQLEFQGQVLQDWLGLGIYGIQDSDTLILSKKKREALFPAS is encoded by the exons ATGGCACTGATGCAGGAACTGTATAGCACACCAGCCTCCAGGCTGGACTCCTTCGTGGCTCAGTGGCTGCAGCCCCACCGGGAGTGGAAGGAAGAGGTGCTAGACACTGTGCGGACCGTGGAGGAGTTTCTGAGGCAGGAGCATTTCCAGGGGAAGCATGGGCTGGACCAGGATGTGCGGGTGCTGAAGGTAGTCAAG GTGGGCTCCTTCGGGAATGGCACGGTTCTCAGGAGCACCAGAGAGGTGGAGCTGGTGGCGTTTCTGAGCTGTTTCCACAGCTTCCAGGAGGCAGCCAAGCATCACAAAGATGTTCTGAGGTTGATATGGAAAACCATGTGGCAAAGCCAGAACCTGCTGGACCTCGGGCTCGAGGACCTGAGGATGGAGCAGAGAGTCCCCGATGCTCTCGTCTTCACCATCCAGACCAGGGGGACTGCGGAGCCCATCACGGTCACCATTGTGCCTGCCTACAGAGCCCTGG GGCCTTCTCTTCCCAACTCCCAGCCACCCCCTGAGGTCTATGTGAGCCTGATCGAGGCCTGCGGTGGTCCTGGAAATTTCTGCCCATCCTTCAGCGAGCTGCAGAGAAATTTCGTGAAACATCGGCCAACTAAGCTGAAGAGCCTCCTGCGCCTGGTGAAACACTGGTACCAGCAG TATGTGAAAGCCAGGTCCCCCAGAGCCAATCTGCCCCCTCTCTATGCTCTTGAACTTCTAACCATCTATGCCTGGGAAATGGGTACTGAAGAAGACGAGAATTTCATGTTGGACGAAGGCTTCACCACTGTGATGGACCTGCTCCTGGAGTATGAAGTCATCTGTATCTACTGGACCAAGTACTACACACTCCACAATGCAATCATTGAGGATTGTGTCAGAAAACAGCTCAAAAAAGAGAG GCCCATCATCCTGGATCCGGCCGACCCCACCCACAACGTGGCAGAAGGGTACAGATGGGACATCGTTGCTCAGAGGGCCTCCCAGTGCCTGAAACAGGACTGTTGCTATGACAACAGGGAGAACCCCATCTCCAGCTGGAACGTGAAG aGGGCACGAGACATCCACTTGACAGTGGAGCAGAGGGGTTACCCAGATTTCAACCTCATCGTGAACCCTTATGAGCCCATAAGGAAGGTTAAAGAGAAAATCCGGAGGACCAGGGGCTACTCTGGCCTGCAGCGTCTGTCCTTCCAGGTTCCTGGCAGTGAGAGGCAGCTTCTCAGCAGCAGGTCCTCCTTAGCCAAATATGGGATCTTCTCCCACACTCACATCTATCTGCTGGAGACCATCCCCCCCGAGATCCAGGTCTTCGTGAAGAATCCTGATGGTGGGAGCTACGCCTATGCCATCAACCCCAACAGCTTCATCCTGGGTCTGAAGCAGCAGATTGAAGACCAGCAGGGGCTTcctaaaaagcagcagcagctggaaTTCCAAGGCCAAGTCCTGCAGGACTGGTTGGGTCTGGGGATCTATGGCATCCAAGACAGTGACACTCTCATCCTCtcgaagaagaaaagagaggctcTGTTTCCAGCCAGTTAG
- the OASL gene encoding 2'-5'-oligoadenylate synthase-like protein isoform X2 yields the protein MALMQELYSTPASRLDSFVAQWLQPHREWKEEVLDTVRTVEEFLRQEHFQGKHGLDQDVRVLKVVKVGSFGNGTVLRSTREVELVAFLSCFHSFQEAAKHHKDVLRLIWKTMWQSQNLLDLGLEDLRMEQRVPDALVFTIQTRGTAEPITVTIVPAYRALGPSLPNSQPPPEVYVSLIEACGGPGNFCPSFSELQRNFVKHRPTKLKSLLRLVKHWYQQAHHPGSGRPHPQRGRRVQMGHRCSEGLPVPETGLLL from the exons ATGGCACTGATGCAGGAACTGTATAGCACACCAGCCTCCAGGCTGGACTCCTTCGTGGCTCAGTGGCTGCAGCCCCACCGGGAGTGGAAGGAAGAGGTGCTAGACACTGTGCGGACCGTGGAGGAGTTTCTGAGGCAGGAGCATTTCCAGGGGAAGCATGGGCTGGACCAGGATGTGCGGGTGCTGAAGGTAGTCAAG GTGGGCTCCTTCGGGAATGGCACGGTTCTCAGGAGCACCAGAGAGGTGGAGCTGGTGGCGTTTCTGAGCTGTTTCCACAGCTTCCAGGAGGCAGCCAAGCATCACAAAGATGTTCTGAGGTTGATATGGAAAACCATGTGGCAAAGCCAGAACCTGCTGGACCTCGGGCTCGAGGACCTGAGGATGGAGCAGAGAGTCCCCGATGCTCTCGTCTTCACCATCCAGACCAGGGGGACTGCGGAGCCCATCACGGTCACCATTGTGCCTGCCTACAGAGCCCTGG GGCCTTCTCTTCCCAACTCCCAGCCACCCCCTGAGGTCTATGTGAGCCTGATCGAGGCCTGCGGTGGTCCTGGAAATTTCTGCCCATCCTTCAGCGAGCTGCAGAGAAATTTCGTGAAACATCGGCCAACTAAGCTGAAGAGCCTCCTGCGCCTGGTGAAACACTGGTACCAGCAG GCCCATCATCCTGGATCCGGCCGACCCCACCCACAACGTGGCAGAAGGGTACAGATGGGACATCGTTGCTCAGAGGGCCTCCCAGTGCCTGAAACAGGACTGTTGCTATGA
- the OASL gene encoding 2'-5'-oligoadenylate synthase-like protein isoform X1 has translation MALMQELYSTPASRLDSFVAQWLQPHREWKEEVLDTVRTVEEFLRQEHFQGKHGLDQDVRVLKVVKVGSFGNGTVLRSTREVELVAFLSCFHSFQEAAKHHKDVLRLIWKTMWQSQNLLDLGLEDLRMEQRVPDALVFTIQTRGTAEPITVTIVPAYRALGPSLPNSQPPPEVYVSLIEACGGPGNFCPSFSELQRNFVKHRPTKLKSLLRLVKHWYQQYVKARSPRANLPPLYALELLTIYAWEMGTEEDENFMLDEGFTTVMDLLLEYEVICIYWTKYYTLHNAIIEDCVRKQLKKERPIILDPADPTHNVAEGYRWDIVAQRASQCLKQDCCYDNRENPISSWNVKRARDIHLTVEQRGYPDFNLIVNPYEPIRKVKEKIRRTRGYSGLQRLSFQVPGSERQLLSSRSSLAKYGIFSHTHIYLLETIPPEIQVFVKNPDGGSYAYAINPNSFILGLKQQIEDQQGLPKKQQQLEFQGQVLQDWLGLGIYGIQDSDTLILSKKKREALFPAS, from the exons ATGGCACTGATGCAGGAACTGTATAGCACACCAGCCTCCAGGCTGGACTCCTTCGTGGCTCAGTGGCTGCAGCCCCACCGGGAGTGGAAGGAAGAGGTGCTAGACACTGTGCGGACCGTGGAGGAGTTTCTGAGGCAGGAGCATTTCCAGGGGAAGCATGGGCTGGACCAGGATGTGCGGGTGCTGAAGGTAGTCAAG GTGGGCTCCTTCGGGAATGGCACGGTTCTCAGGAGCACCAGAGAGGTGGAGCTGGTGGCGTTTCTGAGCTGTTTCCACAGCTTCCAGGAGGCAGCCAAGCATCACAAAGATGTTCTGAGGTTGATATGGAAAACCATGTGGCAAAGCCAGAACCTGCTGGACCTCGGGCTCGAGGACCTGAGGATGGAGCAGAGAGTCCCCGATGCTCTCGTCTTCACCATCCAGACCAGGGGGACTGCGGAGCCCATCACGGTCACCATTGTGCCTGCCTACAGAGCCCTGG GGCCTTCTCTTCCCAACTCCCAGCCACCCCCTGAGGTCTATGTGAGCCTGATCGAGGCCTGCGGTGGTCCTGGAAATTTCTGCCCATCCTTCAGCGAGCTGCAGAGAAATTTCGTGAAACATCGGCCAACTAAGCTGAAGAGCCTCCTGCGCCTGGTGAAACACTGGTACCAGCAG TATGTGAAAGCCAGGTCCCCCAGAGCCAATCTGCCCCCTCTCTATGCTCTTGAACTTCTAACCATCTATGCCTGGGAAATGGGTACTGAAGAAGACGAGAATTTCATGTTGGACGAAGGCTTCACCACTGTGATGGACCTGCTCCTGGAGTATGAAGTCATCTGTATCTACTGGACCAAGTACTACACACTCCACAATGCAATCATTGAGGATTGTGTCAGAAAACAGCTCAAAAAAGAGAG GCCCATCATCCTGGATCCGGCCGACCCCACCCACAACGTGGCAGAAGGGTACAGATGGGACATCGTTGCTCAGAGGGCCTCCCAGTGCCTGAAACAGGACTGTTGCTATGACAACAGGGAGAACCCCATCTCCAGCTGGAACGTGAAG aGGGCACGAGACATCCACTTGACAGTGGAGCAGAGGGGTTACCCAGATTTCAACCTCATCGTGAACCCTTATGAGCCCATAAGGAAGGTTAAAGAGAAAATCCGGAGGACCAGGGGCTACTCTGGCCTGCAGCGTCTGTCCTTCCAGGTTCCTGGCAGTGAGAGGCAGCTTCTCAGCAGCAGGTCCTCCTTAGCCAAATATGGGATCTTCTCCCACACTCACATCTATCTGCTGGAGACCATCCCCCCCGAGATCCAGGTCTTCGTGAAGAATCCTGATGGTGGGAGCTACGCCTATGCCATCAACCCCAACAGCTTCATCCTGGGTCTGAAGCAGCAGATTGAAGACCAGCAGGGGCTTcctaaaaagcagcagcagctggaaTTCCAAGGCCAAGTCCTGCAGGACTGGTTGGGTCTGGGGATCTATGGCATCCAAGACAGTGACACTCTCATCCTCtcgaagaagaaaagagaggctcTGTTTCCAGCCAGTTAG